One Luoshenia tenuis DNA window includes the following coding sequences:
- a CDS encoding AEC family transporter has product MTDIGMILGQVAILFIIMLVGVIARKTKILSDAGLGAMSQLALFVTVPCMVLVSFQSEFSQQLLLDMGHAVAWSLGVHIVMWLLGKKIFNRFALNQRKPLQFAAIFSNAAFMGYPVLQAIFGETGLLLGSMYTAIFNIFLWTVGMSIFSGSEKEDRKAAIKRVLLNPGTIATVLGLVMFVFSIKLPDMPMQALSMLGNMTTPLSMLIVGARLADVRIKEAFAGAGVYLACALRLVAIPLILMGLMKLCRVPPLAMGVVTIQAAMPIAANTAMFAEMFGGDAPFASRLVFLSTLLSIITIPVFMLLVA; this is encoded by the coding sequence ATGACGGATATTGGAATGATCTTAGGTCAGGTAGCCATCCTCTTTATCATCATGTTGGTGGGGGTGATCGCCCGCAAGACCAAGATCTTAAGCGATGCGGGGTTGGGCGCCATGAGCCAGCTGGCCCTGTTTGTAACGGTGCCCTGCATGGTTTTGGTCTCCTTCCAAAGCGAATTTTCCCAGCAGCTGCTATTGGATATGGGCCATGCCGTGGCCTGGTCGCTGGGGGTACACATCGTCATGTGGCTGCTGGGCAAAAAAATCTTTAACCGGTTTGCCCTCAATCAGCGCAAACCTCTGCAATTTGCCGCCATCTTTTCCAACGCGGCCTTTATGGGTTATCCGGTGCTCCAGGCCATCTTCGGCGAGACCGGGCTGCTGCTAGGCTCCATGTACACCGCCATCTTCAATATCTTCCTTTGGACGGTGGGGATGAGCATTTTCTCCGGGTCTGAAAAGGAGGACCGCAAGGCCGCCATCAAGCGCGTGTTGCTCAATCCAGGCACTATCGCCACAGTACTGGGGCTTGTGATGTTTGTATTTTCCATTAAATTACCCGATATGCCCATGCAGGCGCTGAGCATGCTGGGCAATATGACTACGCCGCTATCCATGCTCATCGTGGGTGCGCGGCTGGCCGATGTGCGCATCAAAGAGGCCTTTGCCGGCGCGGGGGTCTACCTGGCCTGCGCGCTGCGGCTGGTAGCCATCCCCCTGATCCTGATGGGATTGATGAAGCTGTGCCGGGTCCCGCCGCTGGCCATGGGGGTGGTCACCATCCAGGCGGCCATGCCTATCGCCGCCAATACGGCCATGTTTGCCGAGATGTTCGGCGGGGATGCGCCCTTTGCCTCGCGGCTGGTATTTTTATCCACGCTGCTCTCCATTATTACGATACCGGTATTCATGCTTCTGGTCGCCTGA
- a CDS encoding AAA family ATPase, with protein MKKKLILIGGTMGVGKTATSRELHKLLSPSAFLDGDWCWDLNPFVVNEENKAMAMDHIRHLLRGFLTNSGLDYVIFCWVMHQQQIIDDILRGLEPLDFDLLNISLTCQPQALRARFQRDAQAGLRQADAAQGSIARLPLYDLLDTIKLDVTAISPLQAATQIAQWAQTPPA; from the coding sequence ATGAAAAAGAAATTGATCCTGATCGGCGGCACGATGGGCGTAGGCAAGACCGCCACCAGCCGGGAACTGCACAAGCTGCTTTCGCCCAGTGCGTTTTTGGATGGGGACTGGTGTTGGGACCTGAACCCCTTTGTCGTCAACGAAGAAAACAAAGCCATGGCGATGGACCATATCCGCCACCTGCTTCGGGGCTTTCTGACCAATTCCGGGCTGGACTATGTGATCTTTTGCTGGGTCATGCACCAACAGCAAATTATCGACGACATCCTGCGCGGCTTGGAGCCGCTGGACTTTGACCTGCTGAACATCAGCCTGACCTGCCAGCCCCAGGCGCTGCGCGCCCGCTTCCAAAGGGACGCACAGGCCGGCCTGCGCCAGGCGGATGCGGCGCAAGGCAGTATCGCCCGCCTGCCGCTATACGATCTTTTGGACACGATCAAGCTGGATGTCACTGCCATCAGCCCTCTTCAGGCGGCAACGCAGATCGCCCAATGGGCGCAGACGCCGCCGGCATAA
- a CDS encoding hydratase, translating to MVNLIAEGRVYRGGAFEPLKEGKPAREKTMAYRILEKHNTSGNMDELKIKFDAMASHDITYVGIVQTARASGMEAFPLPYVLTNCHNSLCAVGGTINEDDHVFGLSAARKYGGIFVPPHQAVIHQYMRERMAGCGYMLLGSDSHTRYGAFGTMGVGEGGPELVKQLCRKTYDIAYPPVIAVYLSGKPQKGVGPQDVALAIIRAVFKNGFVKNKVMEFVGPGIGNLTMDFRSGIDVMTTETTCLSSIWETDEQTRGWYQTHGLEERYAKLSPEEGAYYDGVVMVDLDKVRPMIALPFHPSNAYTIEEFKANAQDLLRGVEKEAEGIFGKAEGLPGLVQKVQGGEVYVDQGVVAGCSGGTYENVMTVNAILRGRPIGQGVFNLSVYPASQPQFMALLKSGAAAQLMESGAILRSAFCGPCFGAGDVPANGGLSIRHTTRNFPNREGSKPSGNQMAYVALMDARSIAATALNGGKLTAATDVDYDAPDLSYTYDASIYDNRVYQGWGHAHPEEELVFGPNITDWPEQIALPENLMLEVASAIYDPVTTTDELIPSGETSSYRSNPLGLAEFALSRKDPGYVGRAKAVKALELKRRKGEADGEVKAFLGDAAPENTGIGSLVFALKPGDGSAREQAASCQRVLGGCANIAGEYATKRYRSNVVNWGMLPFILDGASESGIAVGDKIYLPGIREALQDGKDAVQAELIRDGQRSPITLKLPAMTEDERDIILAGCLINYYGQE from the coding sequence ATGGTGAATTTAATCGCGGAAGGCCGCGTGTACCGGGGCGGCGCTTTTGAGCCTTTAAAAGAGGGCAAGCCGGCGCGGGAAAAGACCATGGCCTACCGTATCTTGGAAAAACATAATACTTCGGGGAACATGGATGAGCTCAAGATCAAGTTTGACGCCATGGCATCCCACGATATTACCTACGTGGGCATCGTGCAGACGGCCCGGGCCAGCGGCATGGAGGCCTTTCCGCTGCCCTATGTGCTGACCAACTGCCACAACAGCCTGTGCGCCGTGGGCGGCACCATTAATGAAGATGACCATGTGTTCGGCCTGTCCGCCGCGCGTAAATACGGCGGCATCTTCGTGCCGCCGCATCAGGCGGTCATCCACCAGTACATGCGCGAGCGCATGGCCGGCTGCGGCTACATGCTGCTGGGCAGCGACAGCCATACCCGCTATGGCGCTTTTGGCACCATGGGCGTGGGCGAGGGCGGCCCGGAGCTGGTTAAGCAGCTGTGCCGCAAGACCTACGATATCGCCTATCCGCCGGTCATCGCGGTGTATTTGAGCGGCAAGCCCCAAAAGGGTGTAGGCCCGCAGGATGTGGCGCTGGCCATCATCCGCGCGGTGTTTAAAAATGGCTTTGTAAAAAATAAGGTGATGGAATTTGTGGGCCCGGGCATCGGCAACCTGACGATGGATTTCCGCAGCGGTATCGATGTGATGACTACGGAGACCACCTGCTTAAGCTCCATCTGGGAGACGGATGAGCAGACCCGCGGCTGGTATCAAACCCATGGTCTGGAGGAGCGCTATGCCAAGCTTTCTCCGGAGGAGGGCGCGTACTACGATGGCGTGGTGATGGTGGACTTAGACAAGGTGCGCCCCATGATCGCGCTGCCCTTCCACCCCAGCAATGCCTATACCATTGAGGAGTTTAAGGCCAATGCGCAGGACCTGCTGCGCGGCGTGGAAAAAGAGGCCGAGGGCATCTTCGGCAAGGCCGAAGGGCTGCCCGGACTGGTGCAAAAGGTGCAGGGCGGCGAGGTGTATGTGGATCAGGGCGTGGTGGCCGGCTGCTCGGGCGGCACTTATGAGAACGTGATGACGGTCAACGCCATTTTGCGCGGGCGGCCCATCGGCCAGGGGGTATTCAACCTCTCGGTCTATCCGGCCAGTCAGCCCCAGTTTATGGCGCTGCTTAAAAGCGGCGCGGCGGCCCAGCTGATGGAGAGCGGCGCGATCCTGCGCTCGGCTTTCTGCGGGCCCTGCTTTGGCGCGGGCGATGTTCCGGCCAACGGCGGACTTTCTATCCGCCATACCACGCGCAACTTCCCCAACCGCGAGGGGTCCAAGCCCTCGGGCAACCAGATGGCCTACGTGGCGCTGATGGACGCGCGTTCCATCGCCGCCACGGCGCTGAACGGCGGCAAGCTGACCGCTGCGACCGACGTGGATTATGATGCGCCGGATCTAAGCTATACCTACGACGCTTCGATCTACGACAACCGGGTCTATCAGGGCTGGGGGCATGCCCATCCGGAGGAGGAACTGGTCTTTGGCCCCAATATTACCGATTGGCCCGAGCAGATCGCCCTGCCGGAGAACCTGATGCTGGAGGTGGCCAGCGCCATTTACGATCCGGTCACCACGACGGATGAGCTGATCCCCTCGGGCGAGACCTCCTCTTACCGCTCCAACCCCTTGGGGCTGGCGGAGTTCGCCCTTTCCCGCAAGGACCCGGGCTACGTGGGCCGGGCAAAGGCGGTCAAAGCGCTGGAACTCAAACGCCGCAAGGGCGAAGCTGACGGGGAAGTGAAGGCCTTCCTTGGCGATGCGGCGCCGGAGAATACCGGCATTGGTTCACTGGTGTTTGCCTTAAAGCCGGGCGATGGTTCGGCGCGCGAACAGGCTGCCTCCTGCCAGCGCGTATTGGGCGGCTGCGCCAATATTGCGGGCGAGTATGCGACCAAACGCTACCGCTCCAACGTGGTCAACTGGGGCATGTTGCCCTTTATCCTGGATGGGGCGTCCGAATCCGGTATCGCGGTGGGGGATAAGATCTACCTGCCCGGCATCCGGGAGGCGCTGCAGGACGGCAAGGATGCGGTACAGGCGGAATTGATCCGCGATGGCCAGCGCAGCCCGATCACGCTGAAGCTGCCCGCGATGACCGAGGACGAGCGGGACATCATCCTGGCCGGCTGCCTGATCAACTATTACGGGCAGGAATAA
- a CDS encoding acyltransferase domain-containing protein has translation MIDILEYWDRDAAARLCAAIGMPPKATEAILPEYGRFDPASIARAFPLLLDRATGPAGVAAIEPVVAATGARAPWVWLAILLAAAARRRQLDGEMGIPESVTMDTLAALSRFVRDFYTQEGRWGFKGQGWIWRQLSGGIYRIGALEFERFRYPGLAIGAGEAALTPGEKLLSVHIPGDAVLTEAAIADAYARAEGFFARFAPDWDYQKLYCDSWMLSPQLKKLLKPASRILRFQRDYQILEFNREDCHYIRWIFGAQTDPALFKEETSLQRSVKAYVLAGGRVGAGVGVFAKGRYGLIDADRPIQ, from the coding sequence ATGATCGATATTTTGGAATATTGGGATCGGGATGCGGCGGCGCGGCTCTGCGCGGCTATCGGGATGCCGCCGAAGGCTACGGAAGCCATCCTGCCCGAGTATGGACGGTTTGACCCCGCCAGTATTGCGCGGGCCTTTCCGCTGCTACTGGACCGGGCCACCGGCCCAGCGGGCGTGGCGGCGATAGAACCGGTGGTAGCGGCCACCGGCGCGCGGGCGCCCTGGGTATGGCTGGCCATCTTGCTGGCGGCCGCGGCGCGCAGGCGCCAGTTGGACGGGGAGATGGGCATCCCCGAGTCGGTGACGATGGATACGCTGGCTGCGCTTTCCCGCTTTGTGCGGGATTTTTATACCCAGGAGGGCCGCTGGGGCTTTAAGGGCCAAGGCTGGATCTGGCGGCAGTTAAGCGGCGGCATCTACCGCATTGGGGCGCTGGAGTTTGAGCGGTTCCGCTATCCCGGCCTGGCCATTGGGGCGGGCGAAGCCGCGTTGACACCGGGGGAAAAGCTGCTTTCGGTGCACATTCCGGGGGACGCGGTGCTGACAGAGGCCGCCATTGCGGATGCTTACGCACGGGCGGAGGGCTTTTTTGCCCGGTTTGCACCGGATTGGGATTACCAAAAGCTCTATTGCGATTCGTGGATGCTTTCGCCCCAGCTTAAAAAGCTGTTAAAGCCCGCTTCCCGGATACTGCGCTTTCAGCGCGATTATCAGATTTTGGAGTTTAACAGAGAGGATTGCCATTATATCCGCTGGATCTTTGGGGCGCAGACCGACCCCGCACTTTTCAAAGAGGAGACCTCTTTGCAGCGCAGCGTCAAAGCTTATGTGCTTGCCGGCGGCAGGGTAGGGGCGGGCGTAGGGGTGTTTGCCAAGGGGCGCTATGGCCTTATTGACGCGGACCGCCCGATACAGTAA
- a CDS encoding GltB/FmdC/FwdC-like GXGXG domain-containing protein, which yields MRIDASGMHFKDLNDQIRNCADASIQVENCVGQRYLAAAMGEDKALEIHGTPGNALGAYLDGGCVTVYGNCQEATGNTMNAGTITVHGSCGDATGYAMRGGRIFVQGDAGYRAGIHMKAYEQKVPALVIGGRTGSFLGEYQAGGVIVVLGLGTQDQVPVGPFCGTGMHGGRIYIRCKTPPEGLPAQVAAHTACEEDKAELRPLLEAYCAAFGLDAEALMRDDYCLLTPNTQNPYRQLYTPN from the coding sequence ATGCGCATTGACGCATCCGGAATGCATTTTAAGGACCTCAACGACCAGATCAGAAATTGTGCGGACGCCAGCATTCAGGTGGAAAATTGCGTGGGTCAGCGCTACCTGGCTGCGGCCATGGGCGAGGATAAGGCATTGGAGATCCACGGCACGCCGGGCAACGCCCTGGGCGCTTACCTGGATGGCGGATGCGTGACGGTATATGGCAACTGCCAGGAAGCTACAGGCAATACCATGAACGCTGGCACCATCACTGTACACGGTTCCTGCGGGGACGCTACCGGTTACGCCATGCGCGGCGGGCGTATTTTTGTGCAGGGGGATGCGGGCTACCGTGCGGGTATCCATATGAAGGCTTATGAGCAAAAGGTGCCGGCGCTGGTCATCGGCGGGCGCACGGGCAGCTTTTTGGGCGAATATCAGGCGGGCGGGGTGATCGTCGTGCTGGGCCTGGGGACGCAAGATCAGGTGCCGGTCGGCCCGTTTTGCGGTACGGGCATGCACGGCGGGCGGATCTATATCCGCTGCAAAACGCCTCCGGAAGGGCTGCCCGCCCAGGTAGCGGCCCACACGGCCTGTGAAGAGGATAAAGCAGAATTGCGCCCGCTGCTTGAAGCGTACTGCGCGGCCTTTGGCCTGGACGCCGAAGCGCTGATGCGGGACGATTATTGCCTGTTGACGCCCAATACACAAAATCCCTATCGGCAACTTTACACGCCCAACTGA
- a CDS encoding NAD(P)/FAD-dependent oxidoreductase, whose protein sequence is MRYVIIGNAAGAIGCVEGIRSLDRAGEITLVSKEREHTYARPLISYLLCGKTDEEKMRYRPADFYDKMGCQTRLGVSAVEIDRAQKQVILEDGSKLPYDKLLIATGSRPFTPPIKGLSSVRSAYTFMTLEDAKALQGILRRDRRVLVLGAGLIGLKCVEGIAGKVAAIDVVDMADRILPSILDAQGAQMVQRHIEEAGDIRFHLGKSVDCFEGSRAILTDGEELAFDILVVAVGVRPNVGLAKSCGLAVERGILTDARCGTDDPDIFAAGDCTQSLDVTTGQSKILALLPNAYMQGECAGINMAGGQAAYDKAIAMNAIGFFGLHMVTAGSYDGQADLQIGEGLYKKLFIKEGRLNGYIIIGDVRRAGIYTALIRNQTPLDSLDFDLIREKPQLMAFSQKARKEMLGGVSHAH, encoded by the coding sequence ATGCGATACGTCATCATCGGCAACGCTGCAGGGGCTATCGGCTGCGTAGAGGGCATCCGGAGCCTGGATAGGGCGGGGGAGATCACCCTGGTTTCCAAAGAGCGGGAACATACCTATGCCCGTCCGCTGATCTCTTACCTGCTATGCGGAAAGACGGATGAGGAGAAGATGCGCTACCGCCCGGCGGATTTTTATGATAAGATGGGCTGCCAAACGCGCCTGGGCGTCAGCGCCGTGGAGATCGACCGGGCGCAAAAGCAGGTGATTTTGGAGGATGGAAGCAAGCTGCCCTACGATAAGCTGCTGATCGCCACCGGCTCGCGCCCCTTTACCCCGCCTATCAAGGGCTTAAGCAGCGTGCGCAGCGCCTATACTTTTATGACGCTGGAGGATGCCAAGGCGCTGCAGGGTATTTTGCGGCGGGACCGGCGGGTGCTGGTGCTGGGCGCGGGGCTGATCGGCCTAAAGTGCGTGGAGGGCATCGCCGGTAAGGTGGCCGCCATCGACGTAGTGGATATGGCTGACCGCATCCTCCCCAGTATTTTGGATGCGCAGGGCGCACAGATGGTGCAGCGCCACATCGAAGAAGCGGGGGATATCCGCTTTCACCTGGGCAAGAGCGTGGACTGCTTTGAGGGGAGCCGGGCGATCCTGACCGACGGGGAGGAACTCGCCTTTGACATATTGGTGGTGGCCGTGGGCGTGCGCCCCAATGTGGGGCTGGCCAAGAGCTGCGGCCTGGCGGTGGAACGGGGAATTTTAACGGATGCGCGCTGCGGAACGGACGATCCGGATATCTTTGCCGCGGGCGATTGTACCCAATCGCTGGATGTGACCACCGGCCAGAGCAAGATCTTGGCGTTGCTGCCCAACGCCTATATGCAGGGCGAGTGCGCGGGCATCAACATGGCGGGCGGGCAGGCGGCGTACGATAAAGCCATCGCCATGAATGCCATCGGCTTTTTCGGCCTGCATATGGTGACCGCCGGAAGCTACGACGGCCAAGCGGATCTCCAGATAGGCGAAGGCCTATACAAAAAGCTGTTTATTAAAGAGGGAAGGTTAAACGGCTATATCATCATCGGAGATGTGCGGCGCGCGGGGATCTATACCGCCTTGATCCGGAATCAAACGCCCCTTGACAGCCTGGATTTTGACCTGATCCGCGAAAAACCGCAGCTGATGGCCTTTTCCCAAAAGGCGCGCAAAGAAATGTTAGGAGGGGTAAGCCATGCGCATTGA
- a CDS encoding 4Fe-4S dicluster domain-containing protein: MKRIYVNEKWCLGCHLCEYNCAFANSGKQDMVDALKGKKIYPRIQIEEGKDICFAVSCRHCEEPLCVKSCISGAMTRTDGVIHVDQDKCVGCYTCVMACPYGAVMPGPEGSVVQKCELCLQNSCGAPACVAGCPNNAICYEER; encoded by the coding sequence ATGAAGCGGATCTATGTCAACGAAAAATGGTGCCTGGGCTGCCACCTTTGCGAGTATAACTGCGCCTTTGCCAACTCTGGCAAGCAGGACATGGTGGACGCGCTTAAGGGGAAGAAGATCTATCCCCGCATCCAGATCGAGGAGGGCAAGGATATCTGCTTTGCGGTATCCTGCCGGCACTGTGAGGAACCCTTGTGCGTAAAAAGCTGTATCTCCGGCGCGATGACCCGCACCGATGGGGTGATCCACGTAGATCAGGACAAGTGCGTGGGCTGCTACACCTGCGTGATGGCCTGCCCCTATGGGGCGGTCATGCCGGGGCCGGAGGGAAGCGTGGTGCAAAAGTGCGAGCTGTGCCTGCAAAACAGCTGTGGCGCGCCGGCCTGCGTGGCGGGCTGCCCCAATAACGCGATCTGTTACGAGGAGAGGTGA